From Lepus europaeus isolate LE1 chromosome 3, mLepTim1.pri, whole genome shotgun sequence, a single genomic window includes:
- the GINM1 gene encoding glycoprotein integral membrane protein 1 isoform X1, which translates to MEGAPPAPLALRLLVFAALPAAGWLAPGTPETPSRAPQDSIRINVTTLKDDGEISEAQVVLNVTYETGQVYINDLPVSSGVTRISCQTLIVKNESLESLKEKEYFGMVSVRILVHEWPMTSGSGLQLLVIQAEVVEVDGKQAQPKDVTEIAILVKNQRTLRRSSYTRPLEESMLHSLSRGGDALFTLPSLSKKVESAASLQTTSQYLIRNVETTVDGDALPGKLPETPLRAEPPSSYKVMCQWMEKFRKDLCGFWGSVFPLFFMFLNVVVVGIMGAAVVITILKVLFPWFDYKGILQLDQVNVIPMTAVNLYPDGLEKKAENLEDKACTGNNISKNGL; encoded by the exons ATGGAGGGCGCCCCGCCGGCGCCGCTGGCCCTCCGGCTGCTCGTGTTCGCGGCGCTGCCGGCCGCCGGGTGGTTGGCGCCCGGCACCCCGGAGACGCCGTCCCGAGCCCCGCAG GACAGTATCAGGATTAATGTAACTACCTTGAAGGATGATGGAGAGATATCTGAAGCACAG GTTGTCCTTAACGTAACCTATGAGACTGGACAGGTATATATAAATGACTTACCTGTAAGTAGTGGTGTAACCCGAATAAGCTGTCAGACTTTGATAG TGAAGAATGAGAGTCTGGAAAGCCTGAAGGAGAAAGAGTATTTTGGAATGGTCAGTGTGAGGATTTTAGTTCACGAGTGGCCTATGACCTCTGGTTCCGGTTTGCAACTGCTTGTCATTCAAGCAGAGGTCGTGGAGGTTGATGGCAAGCAA GCTCAACCAAAGGACGTTACTGAAATTGCTATTTTAGTTAAGAACCAGCGGACACTCAGACGTTCAAGCTACACGCGCCCGTTGGAGGAAAGCATGCTGCACTCTCTGTCGCGGGGCGGTGACGCTCTGttcacccttcccagcctctccaAGAAAG TAGAAAGTGCCGCTTCCCTGCAGACCACCAGCCAGTACCTCATCAGGAACGTGGAGACCACTGTGGATGGAGACGCACTACCTGGCAAGCTACCCGAGACTCCTCTCAGAGCAGAGCCTCCGTCTTCATATAAG GTGATGTGTCAGTGGATGGAGAAGTTCAGAAAGGATCTGTGTGGGTTCTGGGGCAGTGTCTTCCCACTCTTCTTCATGTTTCTGAACGTCGTGGTGGTTGGAATTATGGGAGCAGCTGTGGTAATAACCATCCTAAAGGTGCTCTTCCCATGGTTTGATTACAA AGGAATTCTTCAGTTGGATCAAGTGAACGTTATACCCATGACAGCTGTCAACTTATATCCTGATGGACTGGAGAAAAAAGCAGAAAACCTTGAAGACAAAGCATGTACTGGAAACAACATCTCAAAAAATGGACTCTGA
- the GINM1 gene encoding glycoprotein integral membrane protein 1 isoform X2, giving the protein MEGAPPAPLALRLLVFAALPAAGWLAPGTPETPSRAPQDSIRINVTTLKDDGEISEAQVVLNVTYETGQVYINDLPVSSGVTRISCQTLIVKNESLESLKEKEYFGMVSVRILVHEWPMTSGSGLQLLVIQAEVVEVDGKQAQPKDVTEIAILVKNQRTLRRSSYTRPLEESMLHSLSRGGDALFTLPSLSKKESAASLQTTSQYLIRNVETTVDGDALPGKLPETPLRAEPPSSYKVMCQWMEKFRKDLCGFWGSVFPLFFMFLNVVVVGIMGAAVVITILKVLFPWFDYKGILQLDQVNVIPMTAVNLYPDGLEKKAENLEDKACTGNNISKNGL; this is encoded by the exons ATGGAGGGCGCCCCGCCGGCGCCGCTGGCCCTCCGGCTGCTCGTGTTCGCGGCGCTGCCGGCCGCCGGGTGGTTGGCGCCCGGCACCCCGGAGACGCCGTCCCGAGCCCCGCAG GACAGTATCAGGATTAATGTAACTACCTTGAAGGATGATGGAGAGATATCTGAAGCACAG GTTGTCCTTAACGTAACCTATGAGACTGGACAGGTATATATAAATGACTTACCTGTAAGTAGTGGTGTAACCCGAATAAGCTGTCAGACTTTGATAG TGAAGAATGAGAGTCTGGAAAGCCTGAAGGAGAAAGAGTATTTTGGAATGGTCAGTGTGAGGATTTTAGTTCACGAGTGGCCTATGACCTCTGGTTCCGGTTTGCAACTGCTTGTCATTCAAGCAGAGGTCGTGGAGGTTGATGGCAAGCAA GCTCAACCAAAGGACGTTACTGAAATTGCTATTTTAGTTAAGAACCAGCGGACACTCAGACGTTCAAGCTACACGCGCCCGTTGGAGGAAAGCATGCTGCACTCTCTGTCGCGGGGCGGTGACGCTCTGttcacccttcccagcctctccaAGAAAG AAAGTGCCGCTTCCCTGCAGACCACCAGCCAGTACCTCATCAGGAACGTGGAGACCACTGTGGATGGAGACGCACTACCTGGCAAGCTACCCGAGACTCCTCTCAGAGCAGAGCCTCCGTCTTCATATAAG GTGATGTGTCAGTGGATGGAGAAGTTCAGAAAGGATCTGTGTGGGTTCTGGGGCAGTGTCTTCCCACTCTTCTTCATGTTTCTGAACGTCGTGGTGGTTGGAATTATGGGAGCAGCTGTGGTAATAACCATCCTAAAGGTGCTCTTCCCATGGTTTGATTACAA AGGAATTCTTCAGTTGGATCAAGTGAACGTTATACCCATGACAGCTGTCAACTTATATCCTGATGGACTGGAGAAAAAAGCAGAAAACCTTGAAGACAAAGCATGTACTGGAAACAACATCTCAAAAAATGGACTCTGA